From the Pogoniulus pusillus isolate bPogPus1 unplaced genomic scaffold, bPogPus1.pri scaffold_51_arrow_ctg1, whole genome shotgun sequence genome, one window contains:
- the LOC135174257 gene encoding gastrula zinc finger protein XlCGF26.1-like has protein sequence MASQQDLDKSWEEKQHPGSKMEQTKCNLKKEKKDFKTEDDDEGNDDCDDVEYEENVQGEDDQDEEEEYEEEEDGLMLAPSVPVKQLLQCPECGQNFTRRSSLIDHHRIHTGEKPFSCADCGKRFTVRFSLIAHRRSHTGEKPFSCADCGKTFAQRCHLLRHHRIHTGEKPFSCADCGKRFTQHSSLIAHRRSHTGEKPFSCADCGKRFTERSSLIAHHRIHTGEKPFSCADCGKTFTQRSSLIVHRRTHTGEKPFICAECGESFTVSSTLMKHRRTHRGQKPFSCADCGESFTVRSDLIIHHRIHSGERPFSCADCSKSFARKSALTLHRSVHTTEKSFSCRDCGKSFKYSSTLNIHRRMHTREHLYPCAECGKSFTKSSHFIQHRLIHSGEKPYSCSDCGRSFNHSSALTKHRRVHRDEKPFTCSDCGKSFASRDSLTSHQCTHTGDQPTLQGKHN, from the coding sequence ATGGCCTCACAGCAGGACCTAGACaagagctgggaggagaagcagcacccAGGGAGTAAGATGGAGCAGACCAAGTGCAAcctgaagaaagagaagaaagatttCAAGACAGAGGATGATGATGAGGGGAATGATGACTGTGATGATGTTGAGTATGAGGAGAATGTTCAGGGTGAAGATGAccaagatgaggaggaggaatacgaggaggaggaggatgggttGATGTTAGCCCCCTCTGTGCCAGTCAAGCAGCTGCTTCAGTGCCCTGAGTGTGGGCAAAACTTCACACGGCGCTCCAGTCTCATTGACCATCACCGAATCCACACGGGCGAGaaacccttcagctgtgctgactgtggcaaAAGATTCACAGTGCGCTTCAGTCTCATTGCTCACCGCCGAAGCCACACgggcgagaagcccttcagctgtgctgactgtggcaagacATTTGCACAGCGCTGCCACCTCCTTAGACACCACCGAATCCACACAggcgagaagcccttcagctgtgctgactgtggcaaAAGAttcacacagcactccagtctCATTGCTCACCGTCGAAGCCACACgggcgagaagcccttcagctgtgctgactgtggcaagagatTCACAGAGCGCTCTAGCCTCATTGCTCACCACCGaatccacactggtgagaagcccttcagctgtgctgactgtggcaagacATTCACTCAGCGCTCGAGCCTCATTGTCCACCGCCGAACTCACACGGGTGAGAAGCCCTTCATctgtgctgagtgtggtgagagcttCACAGTGAGCTCAACCCTCATGAAACACCGTCGAACTCACAGGGGccagaagcccttcagctgtgctgactgtggtgAGAGCTTCACAGTGCGCTCAGACCTCATTATCCACCACCGAATCCACTCCGGAGAGAGgcctttcagctgtgctgactgcagcaagagTTTCGCTCGCAAGTCTGCCCTCACCCTGCACCGCAGTGTGCACACCACTGAGAAGTCCTTCAGCTGCAGggactgcggcaagagcttcaaGTACAGCTCCACTCTCAACATCCACCGACGCATGCACACCAGAGAGCACCTGTACCCCTGTGCAGAgtgcggcaagagcttcaccaagAGCTCACATTTCATCCAGCACAGACTCATCCACAGCGGTGAGAAACCCTACAGCTGCTCTGACTGTGGCAGAAGCTtcaaccacagctctgccctcaccaaGCACCGCCGTGTCCATAGAGAtgagaagcccttcacctgctctgactgtggcaagagctttgccagcagagACAGTCTCACTTCCCACCAATGCACCCACACTGGTGACCAACCCACGCTGCAGGGTAAGCACAACTAG